The Aureispira anguillae genome contains a region encoding:
- the porM gene encoding type IX secretion system motor protein PorM/GldM, with protein sequence MSIPKEPRQLMINLMYLVLTAMLALNVSAEIINAFFALDKGNQHSMDIVNEQLNITENSLDALLKDDSKQRFQPIAPAVDDIRNTTKGLIAYINEIRDLLIDEGGDMNGQHDDGDYIDSHGHKVPKGKKNKDITTRILVDGGKGNELEQKITTSKKHLLEVYIKLLREHGTNFDLSAEEIENKIKNLERNITLEIGEEWKHSDKKSWADFKFRQMPLAAVLPLLSQIQSNAKSTEAAIVNDLTAVAGGKVIEIDQFFPVINAQKSYVIKGEPFKAEISLGSYSSQLDPSNIQLTVNGSPLKIGADGKAILTQNTTATGSKKLTLGCKVTNPLTGEVKTGTSVFEYEVGMRSATVSADKMNVFYIGVDNPITVTAAGVPSAQLKVACSGGTMTGSGAKRTIRVSRPGKATVSLSGGGLAKTDFEFRVKRIPNPIVKLGTKVDGLMNSGEFRAQLGLLPILENFDFGAKCKIQSYTMFYTRKREDPTEIKGTGGRFSGKVAIAIKQAKPGDSYAFTEVKAKCPGDTVARRVNGLSFTIR encoded by the coding sequence ATGTCGATACCGAAAGAACCAAGACAGCTAATGATTAACTTAATGTATTTAGTGCTTACGGCAATGTTAGCACTTAATGTATCTGCCGAAATAATAAATGCTTTTTTTGCTTTGGATAAGGGAAATCAGCATTCTATGGACATTGTAAATGAACAGTTGAATATCACTGAAAATAGTTTGGATGCTTTATTAAAAGATGACTCCAAACAGCGATTTCAACCTATTGCACCTGCTGTTGATGACATTCGTAATACGACCAAAGGATTAATTGCTTATATCAATGAAATCAGAGATCTGTTGATTGACGAAGGTGGGGATATGAATGGTCAACATGACGATGGCGATTATATCGATAGCCATGGGCATAAAGTTCCTAAGGGTAAAAAAAATAAAGACATTACGACTCGTATTTTAGTTGATGGAGGAAAAGGAAATGAATTAGAGCAAAAAATTACGACATCCAAAAAACATCTATTGGAGGTTTATATTAAGTTGCTTCGAGAGCATGGAACCAATTTTGACTTAAGTGCAGAGGAAATTGAAAATAAGATTAAAAATTTAGAAAGGAACATTACCTTAGAAATTGGAGAAGAATGGAAGCATAGTGATAAAAAAAGTTGGGCTGATTTTAAATTTAGACAAATGCCTTTGGCTGCGGTGTTACCCCTGTTGAGTCAAATTCAATCGAATGCTAAAAGTACAGAGGCGGCTATTGTTAATGATTTAACAGCTGTGGCAGGAGGAAAGGTAATAGAGATAGATCAATTTTTTCCTGTGATTAATGCTCAAAAATCTTATGTGATTAAAGGCGAGCCATTTAAAGCAGAAATTTCTTTAGGTTCTTATAGTTCGCAGCTTGATCCTTCAAATATTCAACTAACCGTTAATGGTTCACCTTTGAAGATTGGGGCAGATGGAAAAGCTATTTTGACTCAAAATACAACTGCTACAGGTAGCAAAAAATTAACCTTGGGCTGTAAAGTGACCAATCCTTTGACGGGAGAAGTAAAAACAGGGACTAGTGTTTTTGAATATGAGGTAGGAATGCGTTCCGCAACGGTGTCTGCTGACAAAATGAATGTATTTTATATTGGGGTGGATAATCCAATTACGGTTACAGCAGCAGGAGTACCTTCTGCACAACTAAAGGTGGCTTGTAGTGGAGGAACGATGACAGGTTCTGGAGCTAAACGAACCATTAGAGTGTCAAGACCAGGCAAGGCGACCGTTTCGTTATCAGGTGGAGGCTTGGCTAAAACCGATTTTGAATTTCGAGTAAAACGCATTCCTAATCCAATTGTAAAGTTGGGGACAAAAGTAGATGGCCTTATGAATTCTGGTGAGTTTAGAGCTCAGTTGGGCTTGTTGCCAATCTTAGAAAATTTTGATTTTGGAGCTAAATGTAAGATTCAAAGCTATACCATGTTCTATACTAGAAAAAGAGAAGATCCTACAGAAATAAAAGGTACTGGAGGTCGTTTTTCTGGTAAAGTAGCAATAGCTATAAAACAAGCAAAACCAGGGGATTCTTATGCGTTTACAGAAGTGAAGGCTAAGTGCCCAGGAGATACGGTAGCTCGTCGTGTAAATGGATTGTCTTTTACCATTAGATAA
- a CDS encoding GldM family protein, with protein MIPLEKIALGILLILSTILMSSTSINSDFHPNNHKTGNITAAEFKAQLGLIAWLDNFDFDAKCFIDSYTLYYTPRRKDPVTLKAKGGSFKGKINQIVKQAKPGDQYAFVNVKVKCPGDQVGRKANSLYFKIR; from the coding sequence ATGATACCATTAGAAAAAATAGCGTTGGGTATTTTGTTGATTTTGAGTACCATATTGATGTCTAGTACTAGTATCAATAGTGATTTTCATCCCAACAACCATAAAACTGGAAATATTACAGCCGCAGAATTTAAGGCACAATTGGGCTTGATTGCTTGGTTAGATAATTTTGATTTTGATGCAAAATGTTTTATTGATTCTTACACCTTGTATTATACTCCCAGAAGAAAAGATCCTGTGACTTTAAAAGCAAAGGGAGGTTCTTTTAAAGGAAAAATTAATCAAATTGTTAAACAGGCAAAGCCAGGAGATCAGTATGCTTTTGTTAATGTAAAAGTGAAATGCCCAGGAGATCAAGTCGGCAGAAAAGCAAATAGCTTATATTTTAAAATAAGATAA
- a CDS encoding GldM family protein, with product MNTLKTTGGSLLLILLLASNLGMIIERLIWVETDRTQSNIAGIILDAPKADFGEGMVTISVDKMNVLYVGIDNPITVVASGVKKNQLKLIPGDGLAIRKKNDTGQYMVTCSKLGIGTITVKNKITGKTKNFEFRIRQIPDPVVRLGGRKDGLMGSEEFRAEPGLTVGENLLGVNCKIESYTLYYTCKNCNPIELQGEGTEFIGDILDLIRRADSGDQYAFTNVRVRCSGDAIARRVNGLAFKIK from the coding sequence ATGAATACTTTAAAAACGACAGGCGGATCATTACTCTTGATCTTGTTATTAGCCAGCAATTTGGGGATGATAATAGAACGACTTATTTGGGTGGAGACGGATCGCACTCAATCTAATATAGCAGGAATAATATTAGATGCCCCTAAGGCTGATTTTGGAGAGGGAATGGTGACCATCTCCGTAGATAAAATGAATGTACTTTATGTTGGGATAGATAATCCTATTACAGTAGTTGCATCAGGAGTTAAAAAAAACCAATTAAAATTGATACCTGGAGATGGGCTTGCGATCCGCAAAAAAAATGATACAGGACAATATATGGTTACCTGCTCTAAATTGGGGATAGGAACGATCACTGTTAAGAATAAAATTACAGGAAAAACAAAGAATTTTGAATTTAGAATCAGACAGATTCCTGATCCTGTAGTACGCTTAGGCGGAAGAAAGGATGGTTTGATGGGGTCAGAAGAATTTCGTGCAGAACCAGGGCTGACTGTAGGGGAAAATCTTTTGGGGGTGAATTGTAAAATTGAGTCTTATACACTTTATTATACTTGTAAAAATTGCAACCCTATTGAATTACAAGGAGAGGGAACAGAGTTTATTGGAGATATATTGGATCTTATTCGCAGAGCAGATTCAGGCGATCAATATGCCTTTACGAATGTGAGGGTACGTTGTTCTGGTGATGCAATTGCCCGAAGGGTTAATGGTTTAGCTTTTAAGATTAAATAG
- a CDS encoding PD-(D/E)XK nuclease family protein, translated as MVIQFGLEIEERTFPEYITVPEEVGLACGVNGLMTYLEKHLGISYPERHDYLRFEQYRQILLVHLSSKNNVAFYAASFKADQMATAIALLNRRDELLMGGWDFELEEGMPTRLRTLAEVEALVKAGEPTGLFDGFAERFRRVLHFVRLLPLPIKTIYLNEPLELLPPYLQELFATLEEMEISLVQTKQPIAPAEGDLQNFQKALLKEPYNRHQVKADGSLLIVQAKRETYAAEYWAKLFLENKTYRPVCLIPDKNRALDNTLIEEGLPSLGILSASIARPTLQILKLVSAFLWKPINPYKILEFVSLPNTPIHPALARGIAKIMAQKPGLFSGAWNAMVRQFFDYYDEKIAETPTEKEALEKEREEAQEEYRFWFNRRRYDTAKSVPKSEVIELYRYVSIWARKEEDEHKKQIENLQKRLDNPSTPHQKIQEIEHYKEDLQNGLPALEGLRVQSNNIVQVLEALPDQDTQLSNLRLERLVRTINEPAAIRFRSTELGHLPYVHKGSAIVRPTEEVFWWNFVDVERETGFARWYKKEQAYLMLQTVVVETPVEENARMLWQRMQAVLRAQKRLVLVMPQYIEGKEQLPHPLWGDLNAALGDKALKRIIVNLDTQENIDFLAKSYALPTFIRLMPNVLNKPRPYLAVAQDKNIQQVETESFSSLDSLLYYPYQWVFRYQVKFKKSSMLSVVKDRVLKGNIAHSVFEQLFNAIKDSSKVWSKKEVVDWVSANVSDLFEREGAVLLMYGQEAERIGLVNKIKQAAWALVLAIQENGWTIVDTELPIVGKVAGQELKGIVDLVLQRQRKKGNELIIEKAIVDLKWGGATYRKQQFKNGEDLQLVIYSKLLEQHESWAHTAYFIIESGKIIARNNLAFDSAETVAPDVDYKEIHQMIWTRIEKTYQWRMQQIKNGEIEVRTETTVDELEELMQERTMDSAEFLDLLEMKKGRAKYDDYQVLINMVR; from the coding sequence ATGGTTATACAATTTGGATTAGAAATAGAAGAGCGGACATTCCCTGAATACATCACTGTTCCAGAGGAGGTTGGTTTGGCTTGTGGGGTAAATGGCTTGATGACGTATCTAGAAAAGCATTTAGGAATTAGTTATCCAGAGCGACACGACTATTTAAGATTTGAGCAATATCGACAAATTTTATTGGTACATCTGAGTAGCAAAAATAATGTTGCTTTTTATGCTGCTTCTTTTAAGGCGGATCAGATGGCAACAGCAATTGCCTTATTAAATAGAAGGGATGAGTTATTGATGGGAGGTTGGGATTTTGAATTGGAAGAGGGTATGCCTACTCGACTGCGAACGTTGGCAGAAGTAGAAGCATTGGTAAAAGCTGGGGAACCAACTGGATTATTTGATGGTTTTGCAGAACGTTTTCGCCGTGTTCTGCATTTTGTTCGTTTGCTGCCTCTGCCAATTAAGACGATTTACTTGAATGAACCATTGGAGTTATTGCCTCCCTATTTGCAAGAATTATTTGCTACGTTGGAGGAGATGGAAATTTCTTTAGTACAAACAAAGCAGCCAATTGCTCCTGCTGAAGGTGATTTGCAAAATTTCCAAAAAGCTTTATTAAAAGAGCCTTACAATCGACATCAAGTAAAAGCAGATGGTTCTTTATTGATTGTTCAAGCGAAACGAGAAACTTATGCAGCAGAGTACTGGGCTAAACTTTTTCTTGAGAATAAAACGTATCGCCCTGTTTGTTTAATTCCAGATAAAAACCGAGCATTAGACAATACGCTTATAGAGGAGGGCTTGCCTAGTTTGGGCATCCTTTCTGCTTCGATCGCTCGACCAACGTTGCAAATTTTGAAATTGGTCAGTGCTTTTTTGTGGAAGCCTATTAATCCTTATAAAATATTAGAATTTGTTTCTTTGCCCAATACGCCAATTCACCCAGCTTTAGCACGAGGAATTGCTAAAATTATGGCTCAAAAACCAGGGCTTTTTAGCGGTGCTTGGAATGCGATGGTACGGCAATTCTTTGATTATTACGATGAAAAAATAGCCGAAACACCTACGGAAAAAGAAGCCTTAGAAAAGGAAAGGGAAGAAGCGCAAGAAGAATATAGGTTTTGGTTCAATAGAAGGCGTTATGATACTGCTAAATCAGTTCCCAAATCAGAGGTCATAGAGCTGTACCGTTATGTTTCTATTTGGGCAAGAAAAGAGGAGGATGAGCATAAAAAACAAATTGAAAATCTTCAAAAACGACTGGATAATCCCAGTACACCCCATCAAAAAATTCAAGAAATTGAACATTACAAAGAAGATTTACAAAATGGACTTCCTGCTTTAGAAGGACTGAGAGTGCAATCCAATAACATAGTTCAGGTTTTGGAAGCGCTCCCTGACCAAGATACTCAGCTCTCAAATCTTCGATTAGAACGTTTGGTGCGTACCATAAATGAACCTGCTGCGATTCGTTTTAGATCGACAGAATTGGGGCATTTGCCTTATGTGCATAAAGGAAGTGCTATTGTACGACCTACAGAGGAGGTCTTTTGGTGGAATTTTGTAGATGTAGAACGAGAAACGGGGTTTGCTCGATGGTATAAAAAAGAACAAGCGTATTTGATGCTTCAAACGGTTGTTGTAGAAACTCCTGTAGAGGAAAATGCAAGGATGCTTTGGCAACGAATGCAAGCGGTTTTGAGGGCTCAAAAACGACTGGTTTTGGTGATGCCTCAATATATAGAAGGAAAGGAACAGTTGCCGCATCCCCTTTGGGGAGATTTGAATGCTGCATTAGGGGACAAAGCATTAAAACGGATTATTGTGAACTTAGATACGCAAGAAAATATAGATTTCTTGGCTAAATCTTATGCCTTGCCTACTTTTATCCGTCTTATGCCTAATGTGTTAAATAAACCTAGACCTTATTTAGCGGTTGCGCAGGATAAAAATATCCAGCAGGTTGAGACGGAATCTTTTTCAAGTTTGGATAGCTTGCTCTATTATCCTTATCAATGGGTTTTTCGATATCAAGTTAAGTTTAAAAAGTCCTCTATGTTAAGTGTTGTAAAGGATCGAGTGTTAAAGGGGAATATAGCGCATAGTGTGTTTGAGCAGTTGTTTAATGCGATAAAGGATTCTTCTAAAGTCTGGTCAAAAAAAGAAGTTGTAGATTGGGTGAGTGCTAATGTTTCTGATTTATTTGAGCGAGAAGGTGCTGTTTTGTTAATGTATGGGCAAGAGGCTGAGCGAATTGGATTGGTTAATAAAATAAAACAAGCAGCTTGGGCATTGGTATTGGCTATTCAAGAAAATGGCTGGACGATTGTAGATACTGAACTTCCTATTGTGGGCAAAGTAGCGGGACAGGAGCTAAAAGGAATTGTTGATTTAGTATTGCAACGCCAAAGAAAAAAAGGAAATGAATTGATTATTGAAAAAGCAATTGTAGACCTCAAATGGGGGGGCGCTACTTATCGTAAACAGCAATTTAAGAATGGGGAGGACTTACAGTTGGTCATCTATTCTAAATTATTGGAACAGCATGAAAGTTGGGCACATACAGCTTATTTTATTATTGAGTCAGGGAAAATAATTGCTAGAAATAACCTTGCTTTTGACAGCGCAGAAACAGTTGCTCCTGATGTTGATTATAAAGAAATTCATCAAATGATCTGGACAAGGATAGAGAAAACCTACCAGTGGCGAATGCAACAAATCAAAAACGGAGAGATAGAAGTGCGTACAGAAACGACAGTTGACGAATTAGAGGAGTTGATGCAGGAACGAACAATGGATTCGGCAGAATTTTTAGATTTGTTAGAAATGAAAAAAGGAAGGGCTAAATACGATGATTATCAGGTGTTAATAAATATGGTTAGGTAG
- a CDS encoding GldM family protein, producing MNTLKTIGGSLFLILLLASNFGMIVERFLLVGTDRMQFNIGGTILEMSESDFSNGTVAVAADKMNVFYVGVDNPITVAASGIPNDQLELLPEEGITINKRTTEGQYVVVCSKLGKARIRVKDKKTGAIKAVEFRIKRLPDPILRLGGKSDGTMKSGMFRAQPGLTTKADNMDMDISCQLQSYTLFYVCKRCDPIELKGEGALFRGMIRNVIDRAKPGDQYIFTNVKARCPGDKAGRRLSGLTFTIR from the coding sequence ATGAATACGCTAAAAACAATAGGTGGGTCACTATTTTTGATCTTATTATTAGCCAGTAATTTTGGGATGATTGTCGAACGGTTTTTATTAGTTGGAACCGATCGTATGCAATTTAATATTGGAGGAACCATTTTGGAAATGTCCGAATCTGATTTTAGTAATGGAACCGTTGCTGTAGCAGCAGATAAAATGAATGTATTTTATGTTGGAGTGGATAATCCCATTACTGTTGCTGCTTCGGGAATCCCCAATGATCAATTGGAATTGCTGCCAGAGGAAGGGATAACAATTAATAAGAGGACGACCGAGGGGCAATATGTTGTTGTTTGTTCTAAGCTAGGAAAGGCTAGAATAAGGGTGAAAGATAAAAAGACAGGGGCAATCAAAGCAGTTGAATTTAGAATCAAGCGGCTCCCCGATCCAATTCTTCGTTTAGGTGGTAAGAGTGATGGCACAATGAAATCAGGAATGTTTCGGGCACAGCCAGGATTGACAACCAAGGCCGATAATATGGATATGGATATCAGTTGCCAACTGCAATCTTATACCTTATTTTATGTCTGTAAACGTTGTGACCCAATTGAACTAAAAGGAGAGGGGGCTTTATTTAGAGGCATGATTCGAAATGTAATAGACCGAGCTAAACCAGGGGATCAATATATTTTTACGAATGTAAAAGCAAGGTGCCCAGGCGATAAAGCTGGTCGCCGTTTGAGTGGATTAACCTTTACTATTCGGTAG
- the porN gene encoding type IX secretion system ring subunit PorN/GldN, which produces MMTKKIVPALVWSFCFLFCAVSYAQNSNVTESGKVERVAPRDGFYDRYLHKEKKILAYDFIHEKDVFWEKRVWRLIDIREKRNHIFKDEKTPFISILLDAAKAGDITLYHHSFGGEFSEPMTQGEAANVGVTTDTIFIFKPEDFSEEMKIVHNELNYEDIQKYRVKEVYFFDEETSKLDVRILGIAPIIDRKDDNGNYLNSGPMFWTYYPELRETLARSEAFNTHNDAARMSWEDVFEARLFGSYITKESNVYDRRIKDYRSDPMAVLLESDKIKDGIFHFEHDLWTY; this is translated from the coding sequence ATGATGACGAAAAAAATAGTACCAGCTTTGGTCTGGAGTTTTTGCTTTTTGTTTTGTGCAGTTAGCTATGCTCAAAATTCCAATGTAACAGAATCAGGAAAAGTAGAGCGTGTAGCCCCTAGAGATGGTTTTTATGATCGCTATTTGCACAAGGAAAAAAAGATTCTTGCTTATGATTTTATTCATGAAAAAGATGTATTCTGGGAAAAACGTGTTTGGAGGTTGATCGATATTCGTGAAAAAAGGAATCACATTTTCAAAGATGAAAAAACGCCTTTTATTAGCATTTTGTTAGATGCTGCTAAGGCAGGGGATATTACATTATATCACCACTCGTTTGGAGGAGAGTTTTCTGAGCCAATGACACAAGGAGAAGCAGCTAATGTAGGAGTGACAACAGACACCATTTTTATTTTTAAACCAGAAGATTTTTCAGAAGAAATGAAGATCGTTCATAATGAGTTAAATTATGAAGATATTCAGAAATATAGAGTAAAGGAAGTTTACTTCTTTGATGAAGAAACCTCAAAGTTAGATGTACGAATTTTAGGAATTGCCCCTATTATTGATCGTAAAGATGACAATGGAAATTATTTAAACTCTGGCCCAATGTTTTGGACTTATTATCCAGAGTTGAGAGAAACCCTTGCTCGCTCTGAGGCTTTTAATACGCATAATGATGCTGCTAGAATGAGCTGGGAGGATGTTTTTGAAGCTCGTCTGTTTGGTAGTTATATTACTAAGGAATCAAATGTTTATGATCGTAGAATCAAGGATTATAGATCAGACCCTATGGCGGTATTGTTAGAATCTGATAAAATAAAAGATGGTATTTTTCATTTTGAACATGATCTTTGGACCTATTAA